A DNA window from Takifugu flavidus isolate HTHZ2018 chromosome 15, ASM371156v2, whole genome shotgun sequence contains the following coding sequences:
- the camk2n1a gene encoding calcium/calmodulin-dependent protein kinase II inhibitor 1a codes for MSEVLPYSEGKMSGYGTDSEVSQMSFSCGLQDTSAFFAASQAKRPPKLGQIGRAKRVVIEDDRIDDVLKGMTDKSSPGV; via the exons ATGTCTGAGGTGCTGCCATACAGCGAGGGGAAAATGAGTGGCTACGGGACAGACAGCGAGGTCAGCCAGATGTCCTTTAGCTGCGGGCTGCAGGACACAAGCGCCTTTTTCGCCGCGTCGCAGGCCAAGAGACCACCAAAGCTTGGACAGATCGGCCGAGCCAAGCGAG TGGTCATCGAAGACGACCGAATAGACGACGTCCTGAAGGGGATGACAGACAAGTCTTCGCCCGGCGTGTAG